From the Gemmatimonadota bacterium genome, the window CCGGACCATTCCGAAGAACACCCGCGTGTCAACGTGGTGGGCCGGCTACCCGGCCGTTCGCCGATGCCCACGCTGCATTTCAACGGCCACACCGACGTGGTTCCGCCTGGCGAGCACTGGACGGTCGATCCCTTCGGCGGGGAAGAGAAGGACGGCAGGATATACGGCCGCGGCGCGTGCGACATGAAGGGCGGCATCGCCGCGGCGCTCTTCTCGGCGGCCGCGGTGCGGGAGGCGGGCGTCTCGTTGCGCGGCAGTCTCGAGTTCAGCGCGACGGTCGACGAGGAGACCGGCGGGTTCGCCGGCATGGACTATCTTGCCCGCGAGGGACTCATTTCCCCCGAACGGACTTCGTACGTGATCATCCCGGAACCCTTCGGACCGGGACGCATCTGCCTGGGTCACCGCGGGGTGTACTGGTTCCGGGTCGACACCATCGGCCGGACCGCCCACGGCAGCATGCCCTTTCTGGGTGTCAGCGCCATCAGCCAGATGGAGCGTTTCCTGAGCCGGGTCTCGTCAGACCTCGCACCGGCCCTTCACGCCCGTAAAACGGACATGCCCGTGGACCCGCCGGAAGCGCGCCGCGCCACGATCAACGTGAACGGCATAACCGGCGGACAGACGGACGGAAACGTAGGTTCGCCCTGCGTGGCCGACCGGTGCTCCGCCGTCTTCGACCGGCGTTTTCTGATAGAGGAATCTTTCGACGACGTAAAAAAAGAAATCGAGACGCTGATCGCCAGCCTGACCGCGGAAGACCGGGACTTCAAAGCGGAGCTCACCGACCTGATGGTCGTTCGACCGGTCGAGACCGACCCGGACGCCGAGCTGGTCGGTACGGCCGCCCGCACGATCGAAGATCTGACCGGCGTTCCCGCGGAACATGTGGCCAGCCCCGGCACCTACGACCACAAGCACGTCCACAACACCGGCCGGGTGAAGCAATGCATCGCCTATGGCCCCGGACTGCTCCATCTCGCCCACCAGCCCGATGAGTACTGTGAGATCGAGCATCTCGTCCGGAGCTGCGAGGTCATGGCGGTCACCGCGGCCCGGTTGCTCGGCGTGAACTGAAGAGGGGGAACCGATGGAATTCGCCTTGAGCGGCGACCAGGCCATGATGCGGGACACCGCCCGCCGGATCGCCGAGGAGAAACTGAAGCCCCACGCCCGGGACATCGACGAGCGCGAAGCCGTGCATTACGATACGATCCGGGAACTCGGCGAGATGGGATTCATGGCCATGATGGTTCCTGAGGCGTACGGCGGCGCGGGCCTGGATACGCTCAGTTACGTGCTGGCCGTGGAGGAGTTTTCGAGGGTGTGCGCGTCGACCGGGGTATGCGTCTCGGTGAACAACTCCCTTTTCGCCGACGGCGTCTTCGCCTTCGGCACCGAAGACCAGAAGAAGGCATATCTGCCGCCCCTGGGGCGAGGCGAGGCGCAGGCCTGTCTCGCGCTGACCGAGCCCGGCGCCGGGACGGATGTCGGCTCGACTGTGACGTCGGCGCTGAAGGACGGCACGGAATACGTCATCAACGGCAAGAAGCACTTCGTGACCAACGGCGGTTTCGCCGACTACCTCCTCGTGCTGGTGACCACCGCCCCCGGCACTGGCCATCGCGGCCTCAGCATGATTCTCGTGGAGAAAGGAACCCCCGGTTTCACCGTCGGCCGCCAGGAGCAGAAACTCGGCATCCGGGGTTCGGACACCAGCGAGCTGTTATTCGAGGATTGCCGTGTGCCGCAGACTAATCTGCTGGGCGAGGAAGGCCGGGGGCTGAATATCGCGCTGTCCATACTGAACGGCGGTCGCATCGGCATCGCGGCCCAGGCCCTGGGCATCGCGCAGGGGGCCTACGACGCTTCCGTGCGGTATGCGAAGGAACGGACCCAGTTCGGCAAGCCCATCGCCGAGTTCCAGGCGATCGCCTTCAAGCTGGCGGAAATGGCGACCGAACTCGAGGCGGCGCGCCTGCTGACCTACCGGGCCGCGTGGCTCAAGGACGCCGGGCAGGACTACATCACGGCGTCGTCCATGGCCAAGCTGTACGCGTCCGAGGCCTCGATTCGGATCACGAACGAGGCCATTCAGATCCACGGCGGCTACGGCTACATCCGCGACTTCGACGTGGAACGATTCTACCGCGACGCACGGATCACCACCCTCTACGAAGGCACCTCCGAAGCCCAGAAGATCGTCATCTCGCGGAACATCCTGAAGTCGGACGGCGCCGGGTCCTAGGGCGTCCGGCGAAGGGGCCCAGGGCGTCCGGCGGTGGGTCCCGGGACGTCCGTCCCACGCGCCCTGATCCCATCACAAGTCTTACAAGCCGGCACGCGCGATGGTACCCGCGCGGGCCTGGTTTTCCTTGACAAATTACCAAACAAACGTAGCGTATATTGACTCGCGCGGCATCCGACCATACAGCGTATATTGACACGCGCGACATACGGCCATATATTGTGCTAACTGCATGGCCTGACACGACATGTTCTAATGGCGAAGCGGCATGATATGCATGTTGCCGCAGTCATCTGCTATCGGGAAAGGACCCATGGCGACCCGGAACGGTACGAGAGACGGAGAGGACCAGCACACCCAGCTCGACCTGCTCACGCCGCGGGAAGAAGGGGCGAACGGCAGGTCCGGCAACGGGAACGGTTCGCGCGGCAGCGGTGCCACGACCAACCAAAAACCAGTCGAATCGGAAAACGGCGCTCGACCTGATGAAGGCAACGGATCTCCGGCCGCACGGCCCGTCGACGGCAACGGATCTCCGGCCGCCACGGACACCGCGGCCGTCGCCGACGTCGCGGACGCCGCCGTCTACGACGAAAGCAAGGTCAAGACCCTCTCGTCGCTGGAACACATCCGGCTCCGTACCGGCATGTATATCGGCCGGCTCGGGAACGGCAGCGATCCCGAAGACGGCATCTACGTCCTCCTCAAGGAAGTGATCGACAACGCCGTGGACGAGTTCATCATGGGCCACGGCAGGCAGATCGACGTGTCCATCGAAGACAACCGGGTCCGCGTCCGCGACTACGGCCGCGGGATTCCCCTCGGCAAGGTCGTGGAGTGCACTTCGATCATCAACACGGGCGCCAAGTACAACGACGAGGTCTTCCAGTTCAGCGTGGGACTGAACGGCGTAGGCGCCAAGGCGGTCAACGCCCTTTCCGTCGATTTCTGCGTCGTGGCCTACCGGGGCGGACGGTACGCGGAAGCGGTGTACGAGCGGGGGCAGTTGCTCGGCCAGAACGAAGGCGCCGCGGACGAGCCGGACGGCACCTATGTCGAATTCCTGCCCGACGAGGAGATCTTCGGGGAATACGCCTTCCAGCCGGACTACGTCGAACGCCGCATGTGGAATTACGCCTGCCTGAACAGCGGCCTCCGCCTGGTCTTCAACAGGAAGCGCTTCGTTTCCAGGTACGGCCTGCTGGACTTCCTCAAGGCCGAGGTGGGCGAGAACGTCCTCTACGAGCCCTCATACCACAAGAGCCAGTACATCGAGTTCTCCTTCACGCACACCACGAATTACGGCGAGACGCTCTTCTCCTTCGTGAACGGCCAGTACACCGCGGACGGCGGGTCCCACCAGAGCGCGTTCCGCGAGGGCATACTCAAGGGCGTCAACGAATACTTCAAGAAGAACTACGGCGGGGTGGACGTGCGGGAGTCCATCGCGGGCGCCATCGCCATCAAGCTGAAGGAACCCATTTTCGAATCCCAGACCAAGAACAAGCTGGGCAATACCGATATCCGGGGCTGGCTCGTCTCCGAAATCCGCAGCGCTGTGGTGGACTTCCTGCACAAGAACCAGGAGTCCGCCCAGAGGATCCAGGAGAAGATCACCCAGAACGAGCGCCTGCGGAAGGAACTGAACGCCGTCAAGAAGGAAGCCCGCGAGGCGGCCCGGCGCATCGCCATAAAGATCCCCAATTTCAAGGACTGCAAGTACCACTTCGATCACGCGAAGTTCGGGGAGGATTCCTCGATCTTCATCACCGAGGGGCCTTCGGCCGCCGGTTCCATGGTCTCGGCGCGGGACCCGCTCACCCAGGCGATCTTCGGACTCAAGGGCGTGCCGCTGAACGTCTACTCCCGCACGCGGGCGGCCATCTACAAGAACGAGGAACTCTACAATCTCATGATGGCCCTCGGCATCGAGGACGGGATATCGAACCTGCGGTTCAACAAGGTGATCATCGCGACCGACGCCGATTACGACGGCTACCACATCCGCAATCTCCTGATGACCTTCTTCCTGAGCTATTTCGAGGAGATGGTGCTCGCGGGCCACGTCCACATTCTCGAAACCCCGCTCTTCCGGGTGCGCAACACGAAGGAAACCGTATACTGCTACAGCGAGAAGGAGCGGAACGCGGCTCTGGACAGGATACGGGGGGCGGAAGTGACCCGGTTCAAGGGACTGGGCGAGATCTCGCCCGGCGAGTTCGGCCAGTTCATCGGTGCCGACATGCGGCTCGTGAAGGTCAACGTCCGTTCCATCCACAGCATACCGGAAACCCTCACCTTCTACATGGGCAAGAACACGCCCGAGCGCAGGGACT encodes:
- a CDS encoding acetylornithine deacetylase/succinyl-diaminopimelate desuccinylase family protein, which encodes MITPLEQRIVEQVRVLRNDMIGFLRELIQIPSVNPPGEGYLDCARLVGDRLSALGFETRYVTAAGHPDHSEEHPRVNVVGRLPGRSPMPTLHFNGHTDVVPPGEHWTVDPFGGEEKDGRIYGRGACDMKGGIAAALFSAAAVREAGVSLRGSLEFSATVDEETGGFAGMDYLAREGLISPERTSYVIIPEPFGPGRICLGHRGVYWFRVDTIGRTAHGSMPFLGVSAISQMERFLSRVSSDLAPALHARKTDMPVDPPEARRATINVNGITGGQTDGNVGSPCVADRCSAVFDRRFLIEESFDDVKKEIETLIASLTAEDRDFKAELTDLMVVRPVETDPDAELVGTAARTIEDLTGVPAEHVASPGTYDHKHVHNTGRVKQCIAYGPGLLHLAHQPDEYCEIEHLVRSCEVMAVTAARLLGVN
- a CDS encoding acyl-CoA dehydrogenase, coding for MEFALSGDQAMMRDTARRIAEEKLKPHARDIDEREAVHYDTIRELGEMGFMAMMVPEAYGGAGLDTLSYVLAVEEFSRVCASTGVCVSVNNSLFADGVFAFGTEDQKKAYLPPLGRGEAQACLALTEPGAGTDVGSTVTSALKDGTEYVINGKKHFVTNGGFADYLLVLVTTAPGTGHRGLSMILVEKGTPGFTVGRQEQKLGIRGSDTSELLFEDCRVPQTNLLGEEGRGLNIALSILNGGRIGIAAQALGIAQGAYDASVRYAKERTQFGKPIAEFQAIAFKLAEMATELEAARLLTYRAAWLKDAGQDYITASSMAKLYASEASIRITNEAIQIHGGYGYIRDFDVERFYRDARITTLYEGTSEAQKIVISRNILKSDGAGS
- a CDS encoding type IIA DNA topoisomerase subunit B, whose translation is MATRNGTRDGEDQHTQLDLLTPREEGANGRSGNGNGSRGSGATTNQKPVESENGARPDEGNGSPAARPVDGNGSPAATDTAAVADVADAAVYDESKVKTLSSLEHIRLRTGMYIGRLGNGSDPEDGIYVLLKEVIDNAVDEFIMGHGRQIDVSIEDNRVRVRDYGRGIPLGKVVECTSIINTGAKYNDEVFQFSVGLNGVGAKAVNALSVDFCVVAYRGGRYAEAVYERGQLLGQNEGAADEPDGTYVEFLPDEEIFGEYAFQPDYVERRMWNYACLNSGLRLVFNRKRFVSRYGLLDFLKAEVGENVLYEPSYHKSQYIEFSFTHTTNYGETLFSFVNGQYTADGGSHQSAFREGILKGVNEYFKKNYGGVDVRESIAGAIAIKLKEPIFESQTKNKLGNTDIRGWLVSEIRSAVVDFLHKNQESAQRIQEKITQNERLRKELNAVKKEAREAARRIAIKIPNFKDCKYHFDHAKFGEDSSIFITEGPSAAGSMVSARDPLTQAIFGLKGVPLNVYSRTRAAIYKNEELYNLMMALGIEDGISNLRFNKVIIATDADYDGYHIRNLLMTFFLSYFEEMVLAGHVHILETPLFRVRNTKETVYCYSEKERNAALDRIRGAEVTRFKGLGEISPGEFGQFIGADMRLVKVNVRSIHSIPETLTFYMGKNTPERRDYIVENLLDEV